Proteins from a single region of Sandaracinaceae bacterium:
- a CDS encoding tetratricopeptide repeat protein, protein MRHWRLGWWIWTVSMLVGAPQSGLAQTAPTDGSAAPDPADAAPGAPTPPPDTNDEAARRHFRLGQAYYQNGQFAEAAREFEQAYELSRRAPLLYNVYLAHRDALHTRQSYEALRRYLEEVPDPPDEDHLRARLQHLEAALAANPEEQDPEVEPEQTPSQTDQEPVTPPVDLTVPAAEPEGRSPVPYIVMGVGGGALVGGVVAGLLSRGARSDLDALCAADGACPPDSNWESLRDRGRRSARAADALIGVGAAAAVTGVVLYFVMSPDDDDPDATASASPLRGGVGCDTTGCMATFGGQF, encoded by the coding sequence ATGAGGCATTGGCGACTTGGTTGGTGGATCTGGACAGTCAGCATGTTGGTGGGAGCACCCCAGAGCGGTCTGGCGCAGACGGCCCCCACGGATGGGTCGGCTGCTCCTGACCCCGCGGACGCCGCTCCGGGCGCTCCCACACCTCCCCCAGACACCAATGACGAGGCCGCCCGGCGCCACTTCCGCCTTGGGCAGGCGTACTACCAGAACGGCCAGTTCGCCGAGGCGGCGCGGGAGTTCGAGCAGGCCTACGAGCTGTCTCGCCGCGCACCGCTGCTGTACAACGTGTACCTCGCGCATCGCGATGCGCTGCACACGCGCCAGTCGTACGAGGCGCTCCGTCGCTACCTGGAGGAGGTGCCGGATCCGCCCGACGAAGACCACCTGCGTGCGCGCCTCCAGCACCTCGAGGCCGCGCTCGCGGCGAACCCCGAGGAGCAAGACCCCGAGGTCGAGCCGGAGCAGACCCCGAGTCAGACGGACCAGGAGCCCGTCACGCCGCCAGTGGACCTGACCGTGCCAGCCGCAGAGCCCGAGGGGCGCTCCCCCGTGCCCTACATCGTGATGGGTGTCGGAGGCGGAGCGCTGGTGGGGGGCGTCGTCGCTGGGCTCCTCTCACGTGGGGCGCGCAGCGATCTCGACGCGCTCTGTGCGGCCGACGGTGCGTGTCCGCCCGACAGCAACTGGGAGAGCCTCCGGGACCGCGGTCGTCGCTCCGCGCGCGCGGCGGACGCGCTCATCGGCGTAGGGGCCGCTGCCGCCGTCACGGGCGTCGTGCTGTACTTCGTCATGAGCCCGGACGACGACGACCCGGACGCCACCGCCAGCGCCTCGCCGCTGCGGGGCGGGGTGGGGTGTGACACGACCGGCTGCATGGCCACCTTCGGAGGGCAGTTCTGA
- a CDS encoding DUF3025 domain-containing protein, with the protein MVGAFDMGSNDRRDGGPGHVSAASHEHVTDVRDRIAAQPAFAASRATAESLLEAGWPSLERLSEVAGIRCVADVSAPRRRGRLRERASLYDASITERGVLPTRAANWHDLFNVVIWAAFPRTKRALHARQYRRLCERVPAHFQRLPGARTPEQSALTQLDEGGLLLCVPDHAPIGAEERLLTTLAHLATARIPLTTTHLAPHEARPLIFGHALLEHLALEAPAPRAAVVLLRCPPLAVDLTLAQRLDDDRQPFTCAPVSAWITSALSTRETAATVERGTQV; encoded by the coding sequence GTGGTCGGCGCATTCGACATGGGCTCGAACGATCGTCGGGACGGGGGCCCCGGTCATGTGTCGGCCGCGTCTCACGAGCACGTGACGGACGTGCGCGACCGCATCGCCGCGCAGCCCGCCTTCGCCGCCTCGCGTGCCACCGCGGAGTCGCTGCTCGAGGCGGGATGGCCATCGCTCGAGCGGCTCTCGGAAGTGGCGGGCATTCGCTGCGTGGCCGACGTCAGCGCCCCCCGTCGGCGTGGGCGCCTCCGCGAGCGCGCCAGCCTGTACGACGCGAGCATCACGGAGCGGGGGGTGCTGCCGACCCGCGCGGCCAACTGGCACGACCTGTTCAACGTGGTGATTTGGGCTGCGTTTCCCAGAACCAAGCGAGCGCTGCACGCGCGCCAATACCGGCGGCTGTGCGAACGTGTGCCCGCACACTTCCAGCGGCTGCCCGGCGCCCGCACCCCCGAGCAGAGCGCGCTCACCCAGCTCGATGAGGGCGGCCTGCTGCTGTGCGTCCCCGACCATGCCCCGATCGGCGCGGAGGAGCGCTTGCTCACGACGCTGGCTCACCTGGCCACCGCCCGCATCCCGCTGACCACGACGCACCTCGCCCCCCATGAAGCGCGGCCCCTGATCTTCGGTCACGCCCTGCTCGAACACTTGGCCCTCGAGGCCCCCGCGCCCCGCGCCGCGGTCGTCCTCCTCCGCTGCCCACCCCTCGCGGTGGACCTGACCCTGGCGCAGCGGCTGGATGACGACCGCCAACCCTTCACGTGCGCCCCTGTGAGTGCGTGGATTACATCTGCCCTGTCCACCCGTGAGACCGCTGCAACGGTCGAGCGAGGTACGCAGGTGTAG
- a CDS encoding TIGR02266 family protein, with product MSDTRKDERTDLSLKVRFKSANLDEFVEQYSTDISRGGLFIKSKKPMAVGTLLKFEFQLKDQSRLIHGVGRVAWTRGPDVATDTAPPGMGIKFIKMDAESRDLVNSIVERRGAQPGRYDEGDPAQQPAPSFFPEGPPAEMPAHEDRTNVRHAADFLASALAAGNADKTAAEEAAASAEAARRRGLEIQARREAEAKAGLGGGVADIPATMAPSDGFDDEDAQTVVADRSMLTSDVAALMGGSVPPPKAEKREGAAEGVVIASEPAPKPAPKAAETPKPQEKPKPAPEPARAPAPTPSPSGPPEASESGAGMIVGVLLLLAVVGGAVWYFGFRTPDVAPPVTPVGTQEPESTPEPTDEPPPAEGEGDTVAEGDTGEGAGEGDTDTTAEPEEPIVTHDVPFATTPSGAVVSVNGEARGTTPVSVALPVGREVTVTLKAPGYAEETRTVTATETMTTQRVTLTRLPFVLRVVTNAPNPTISAQRQTANADGELELHALPPAFQLAVNADGYVRATQQVRSADFVEENGAMRLTITVQLQERVRPTRAAPVEDLSSVELPTPTMIATPGATPVPVENEAPTPAPDPAPAPAPAPAPAPAPTPAPAPTPAPAPAPAPAPAASE from the coding sequence ATGTCCGACACCCGCAAAGACGAACGAACCGATCTATCGCTGAAAGTGCGCTTCAAGAGCGCCAACCTCGACGAGTTCGTGGAGCAGTACAGCACGGACATCTCCCGGGGCGGCCTCTTCATCAAGTCCAAGAAGCCCATGGCGGTGGGCACGCTGCTCAAGTTCGAGTTCCAGCTGAAGGACCAGTCTCGGCTCATCCACGGCGTCGGGCGCGTGGCGTGGACGCGCGGACCGGACGTGGCCACGGACACCGCGCCACCTGGCATGGGCATCAAGTTCATCAAGATGGACGCGGAGAGCCGCGACCTCGTGAACAGCATCGTCGAGCGCCGCGGCGCACAGCCGGGCCGCTACGACGAGGGGGACCCCGCGCAGCAGCCAGCGCCGAGCTTCTTCCCCGAGGGCCCCCCTGCGGAGATGCCTGCGCACGAAGACCGCACCAACGTGCGACACGCCGCAGACTTCCTGGCTTCTGCGCTCGCAGCGGGCAACGCGGACAAGACCGCAGCCGAGGAAGCCGCCGCCAGCGCCGAGGCCGCGCGGCGCCGTGGGCTCGAGATCCAGGCGCGACGCGAGGCGGAAGCGAAGGCGGGCCTCGGCGGCGGCGTGGCCGACATCCCGGCCACCATGGCGCCGTCGGACGGCTTCGACGACGAGGACGCGCAGACCGTCGTCGCCGATCGCAGCATGCTCACGTCCGACGTCGCTGCGCTGATGGGCGGCAGCGTCCCCCCTCCCAAGGCGGAGAAGCGCGAAGGCGCCGCGGAGGGCGTGGTGATCGCCTCCGAGCCGGCTCCCAAGCCCGCCCCGAAGGCGGCCGAGACGCCGAAGCCGCAAGAGAAGCCAAAGCCCGCCCCCGAGCCCGCTCGGGCGCCAGCGCCTACGCCCAGTCCGTCGGGGCCGCCCGAAGCGTCCGAGAGCGGCGCCGGCATGATCGTCGGGGTCCTCCTGCTGCTGGCGGTCGTCGGTGGCGCGGTCTGGTACTTCGGCTTCCGAACCCCAGACGTGGCGCCACCCGTCACGCCAGTGGGGACCCAGGAGCCGGAGTCCACCCCCGAGCCCACGGACGAGCCCCCGCCAGCCGAGGGCGAGGGCGACACCGTCGCTGAAGGCGACACGGGCGAAGGCGCAGGCGAGGGCGACACGGATACCACCGCTGAACCGGAGGAGCCCATTGTCACGCACGACGTGCCGTTCGCCACCACTCCGTCGGGCGCCGTGGTGAGCGTGAACGGAGAGGCGCGCGGCACGACCCCGGTCAGCGTCGCGCTCCCCGTTGGCCGAGAGGTCACCGTGACCCTCAAGGCCCCCGGCTACGCCGAGGAGACGCGCACCGTCACGGCCACGGAGACGATGACGACGCAGCGCGTGACGCTCACGCGGCTGCCGTTCGTCCTGCGGGTCGTCACCAACGCGCCGAACCCCACCATCTCCGCGCAGCGTCAGACGGCCAACGCAGACGGCGAGCTCGAGCTCCACGCGCTGCCGCCGGCGTTCCAGCTGGCCGTGAACGCGGACGGCTACGTGCGGGCGACCCAGCAGGTGCGCAGCGCCGACTTCGTAGAAGAGAACGGCGCCATGCGCCTCACGATCACCGTGCAGCTCCAAGAGCGCGTCCGCCCGACGCGCGCAGCCCCGGTGGAGGACCTCTCGTCGGTCGAACTCCCGACCCCCACGATGATTGCGACGCCCGGCGCGACGCCTGTCCCCGTGGAGAACGAAGCGCCGACGCCCGCGCCGGATCCCGCACCGGCGCCCGCCCCCGCGCCCGCCCCCGCACCGGCGCCAACGCCCGCACCAGCGCCCACGCCCGCACCAGCGCCCGCCCCCGCCCCCGCCCCCGCCGCCAGCGAGTAG
- the folK gene encoding 2-amino-4-hydroxy-6-hydroxymethyldihydropteridine diphosphokinase produces the protein MESAALSDAEVCYVGLGANLTSPVGPPDETFRVACARMPGDVEAVSPVYETAPVGPPQPSFCNAAVRLRTPLEPLALLDALLHIERELGRDRARETRWGPRTLDLDVLLWPGRTVDEPQLRVPHPRLRQRAFALAPLLDVLAADVRPRGLRHVLERDLLLAGGRPPLHARSPAAAK, from the coding sequence ATGGAAAGCGCTGCCTTGAGCGACGCCGAGGTCTGCTATGTCGGGCTTGGCGCGAACCTGACCTCGCCCGTGGGGCCGCCCGACGAGACCTTTCGCGTGGCCTGCGCGCGCATGCCGGGCGACGTGGAGGCCGTGAGCCCCGTGTACGAGACCGCGCCCGTGGGCCCTCCCCAGCCCTCGTTCTGCAACGCGGCCGTGCGCCTGCGGACGCCGCTCGAGCCGCTGGCGCTGCTGGACGCGCTGCTCCACATCGAACGCGAGCTCGGCCGCGACCGCGCCCGCGAGACACGCTGGGGGCCGCGCACGCTGGACCTGGACGTGCTGCTGTGGCCCGGGCGCACCGTGGACGAGCCTCAGCTGCGTGTCCCGCACCCCCGCCTCCGTCAGCGCGCCTTCGCGCTCGCGCCCCTGCTGGACGTGCTGGCGGCCGACGTCCGGCCCAGGGGGCTCCGACACGTGCTCGAGCGCGACTTGCTGCTCGCGGGGGGACGCCCTCCGCTGCACGCGCGCTCGCCCGCAGCAGCAAAATAG
- a CDS encoding rhodanese-like domain-containing protein: MARIPEAPLTRHGYYELRPLDVLGRTDLVLIDVRPLPDLLGDFGHIEGVHHRLGSEVRASGLPLPKDTPVVLVCNNGHESRRLVIALVAEFGFTEVFHLVGGMLRWNGEERAICTTPTWKALP; encoded by the coding sequence GTGGCTCGCATCCCCGAAGCTCCCCTGACGCGACACGGCTACTACGAGCTGCGTCCGCTGGACGTGCTGGGACGCACCGACCTGGTGCTGATCGACGTGCGCCCGTTGCCCGACTTGCTGGGCGACTTCGGACACATCGAGGGCGTACACCACCGCCTGGGCAGCGAGGTGCGCGCCTCGGGCTTGCCGCTGCCCAAGGACACCCCGGTGGTGCTCGTGTGCAACAACGGGCACGAGAGCCGGCGGCTGGTCATCGCGCTGGTGGCCGAATTCGGATTCACGGAGGTCTTCCACTTGGTGGGCGGGATGCTGCGCTGGAACGGCGAAGAGCGCGCCATCTGCACGACCCCTACATGGAAAGCGCTGCCTTGA
- a CDS encoding ArsA family ATPase, giving the protein MAHLLDRKFLIVVGKGGVGKTTVSAALGLAAARRGKRTLIAMTNVKERMSHMLDVPPIGSQIVRVAPNLDVVNMDPQVALEEYGIMVLKVRALYKAVFENRVVRNFLRGTPGIEAWSMLGKAFFHVSPPSGPPDYDLVVLDAPATGHGLEMLRVPKVIQDVAPPGLLRKEADRALEMFRDERQAGAVLVTLPEDMPANETIELHGALVSELSMSIAALVVNQKLPYLFQGESAQVLLDLPKHLPATSPAATLARAGRARVLRENVQQESLAKLSAAIKAQRVELPHLFAPEWTRTQVDSLSRAFG; this is encoded by the coding sequence ATGGCGCACCTGCTGGACCGGAAATTTCTGATCGTCGTGGGCAAGGGCGGCGTGGGTAAGACCACCGTCAGCGCTGCCCTCGGTCTGGCCGCGGCGCGTCGCGGCAAGCGCACGCTCATCGCCATGACGAACGTCAAGGAGCGCATGAGCCACATGCTGGACGTGCCGCCCATCGGCAGCCAGATCGTGCGCGTCGCCCCGAACCTCGACGTGGTCAACATGGACCCGCAGGTCGCGCTCGAGGAGTACGGCATCATGGTCCTCAAGGTGCGCGCGCTCTACAAGGCGGTCTTCGAGAACCGCGTGGTGCGGAACTTCCTGCGCGGCACGCCCGGCATCGAGGCCTGGAGCATGCTCGGCAAGGCGTTCTTCCACGTGTCGCCCCCCAGCGGCCCGCCCGACTACGACCTCGTCGTGCTGGACGCGCCGGCCACGGGGCATGGCCTCGAGATGCTGCGCGTGCCCAAGGTCATCCAGGACGTCGCGCCGCCCGGTCTGCTGCGCAAGGAGGCCGACCGCGCGCTCGAGATGTTCCGCGACGAACGTCAGGCGGGGGCCGTGCTGGTCACGCTTCCCGAAGACATGCCCGCCAACGAGACCATCGAGCTGCACGGCGCGCTGGTGAGCGAGCTGTCCATGAGCATCGCCGCGTTGGTGGTGAACCAGAAGCTGCCCTACCTGTTCCAGGGTGAGAGCGCGCAGGTGCTGCTCGACCTGCCCAAGCACCTGCCCGCCACCAGCCCAGCCGCCACGCTGGCTCGCGCCGGGCGTGCCCGTGTGCTGCGAGAGAACGTGCAGCAGGAGAGCCTCGCCAAGCTGAGCGCGGCCATCAAGGCGCAGCGCGTGGAGCTGCCGCACCTGTTCGCGCCCGAGTGGACGCGCACGCAGGTGGACTCCCTGTCGCGCGCCTTTGGCTAG
- a CDS encoding Rieske 2Fe-2S domain-containing protein, with protein sequence MTATATAHRYPRGWFPVGLSTEVPAGEMKSVHYLGRQMIVYRGEDGVARVSDAYCPHLGADIGVGGKVEGDCVRCPFHAWKFGPDGQCVEVPYAKRIPPRAKIGAHPTDEANGFIFVWNDPDGGAPDYQIPRLPEWDDPTWSRWSPDRLEIKTHPREIVENVADKAHFAPIHGTHIDVFANEYNGYEAVQVIEGVAYPRGGGKDYFKSRTTYYGPSFQISAMDGYLQNKIVNCHTPIGPNSLHLWFGVMLQTKPGGDKKQTEEFAKQYANNLLVGFKEDIAVWEHKVYVEKPILCDGDGKLGPLRHWYQQFYEPKSASPAPQSTEAAE encoded by the coding sequence ATGACCGCCACCGCCACCGCCCACCGCTATCCCCGAGGCTGGTTCCCCGTCGGGCTCAGCACCGAGGTGCCCGCGGGCGAGATGAAGTCGGTCCACTACCTGGGCCGCCAGATGATCGTGTACCGCGGCGAGGACGGCGTGGCGCGCGTGTCGGACGCCTACTGCCCGCACCTCGGCGCAGACATCGGCGTGGGCGGCAAGGTCGAGGGCGACTGCGTGCGCTGCCCCTTCCACGCGTGGAAGTTCGGCCCGGACGGTCAGTGCGTGGAGGTCCCGTACGCCAAGCGCATCCCACCCCGCGCGAAGATCGGCGCGCACCCCACCGACGAAGCCAACGGCTTCATCTTCGTGTGGAACGACCCGGACGGGGGCGCGCCCGACTACCAGATCCCGCGCCTGCCCGAGTGGGACGACCCCACCTGGAGCCGCTGGTCGCCGGACCGCCTGGAGATCAAGACGCACCCACGCGAGATCGTCGAGAACGTCGCGGACAAGGCGCACTTCGCGCCCATCCACGGCACGCACATCGACGTGTTCGCCAACGAGTACAACGGCTACGAGGCCGTGCAGGTGATCGAAGGCGTCGCGTACCCCCGCGGCGGCGGCAAGGACTACTTCAAGTCGCGCACCACGTACTACGGCCCCAGCTTCCAGATCTCGGCCATGGACGGCTACCTGCAGAACAAGATCGTCAACTGCCACACCCCCATCGGCCCCAACAGCCTGCACCTGTGGTTCGGCGTCATGCTGCAGACCAAGCCGGGCGGCGACAAGAAGCAGACCGAGGAGTTCGCGAAGCAGTACGCCAACAACCTGCTGGTCGGCTTCAAGGAAGACATCGCCGTGTGGGAGCACAAGGTCTACGTCGAGAAGCCCATCCTGTGCGACGGCGACGGCAAGCTCGGACCTCTGCGCCACTGGTACCAGCAGTTCTACGAGCCCAAGAGCGCGAGCCCCGCGCCCCAGAGCACCGAGGCCGCCGAGTAG
- a CDS encoding glycoside hydrolase family 3 C-terminal domain-containing protein yields the protein MRPLAPPAPRAQRGRSRLLRHVLVCALAAAAAPGCSSSSDTITPAIEAYCRDHDARDVERRIDLVLAALTLEEKADLMRGTFPLPRAGTWQAAILPEKGFPGFHMLDGPRGVSRLGGATGTAFPVAMARGATWDPELEAEVGRAIGTELRARGADTLLAPTVNLLQHPLWGRAQETYGEDSFHVGALGTGFVLGAQEQVLCVVKHFAVNNIEDTRLTVNVEVSERALREVFLPHFQRIITEGRVAGVMSAYNRVNGEYCSQNRHLLTDILRDDWGYAGLVMSDWVWGTHDTVPAIEAGLDLEMPTELIYGEPLVEAVRAGDVREQQLDTALRRMLRAQYCYSLDTDPPMRDDEAVETEETLALARRAAAQGIVLLENDGVLPIARTVGTDIVVVGQLAEVENIGDQGSSAVRPTSVVTALEGLMAAAGDATVTHVPGDLSDAGDQATVTAADVVVVVVGLDSRSEGEGTIAAGDRDTLAVPAAHVAVVQQAATLNDNVVVVLEGGSVLDVGPFVDDVEALVMAWYPGSEGGHAIASVLFGDHNPTGRVPMAWPYALADLPAFDSVSEEVTQGLFHGQRHLDREGTQARYPLGYGLSYTDYAYESLTLSRMAARADDVLQVTVRVRNTGAMDGAEVVQVYVRTPGDAVPRPVRELRGFARVDLPAGEGRDVVLELPIADLAYYDEAGARWVIEPGTYRVEVGPNAGERPLEASFEVAN from the coding sequence ATGCGACCACTCGCTCCCCCCGCCCCGCGCGCACAGCGCGGCCGCTCTCGCCTCCTTCGTCATGTGCTGGTGTGCGCCCTCGCCGCAGCCGCGGCGCCCGGCTGCAGCAGCAGTAGCGACACCATCACTCCGGCCATCGAGGCCTACTGCCGTGACCACGACGCGCGCGACGTCGAGCGCCGCATCGACCTGGTGCTGGCCGCGTTGACGCTCGAAGAGAAGGCCGACCTGATGCGTGGCACCTTCCCCCTCCCGCGCGCGGGGACCTGGCAGGCGGCCATCCTGCCCGAGAAGGGCTTCCCCGGCTTCCACATGCTGGACGGTCCGCGCGGCGTGAGCCGGCTCGGTGGCGCGACGGGCACGGCCTTCCCGGTAGCCATGGCGCGCGGTGCCACGTGGGACCCGGAGCTCGAGGCCGAGGTGGGCCGCGCCATCGGGACGGAGCTACGGGCGCGCGGGGCGGACACGCTGTTGGCGCCCACGGTGAACCTGCTGCAGCACCCGCTCTGGGGGCGCGCGCAGGAGACCTACGGTGAGGACTCGTTCCACGTGGGTGCGCTCGGCACGGGCTTCGTGTTGGGGGCACAGGAGCAGGTGCTGTGCGTGGTGAAGCACTTCGCGGTGAACAACATCGAGGACACGCGCCTGACGGTGAACGTGGAGGTCAGCGAGCGCGCGCTACGCGAGGTGTTCCTGCCCCACTTCCAGCGCATCATCACCGAGGGGCGCGTGGCCGGCGTGATGAGCGCCTACAACCGCGTCAACGGTGAGTATTGCAGCCAGAACCGGCACCTGCTGACCGACATCCTGCGCGACGACTGGGGCTACGCCGGGCTCGTGATGAGCGACTGGGTGTGGGGCACGCACGACACCGTGCCGGCGATCGAGGCCGGGCTCGACCTGGAGATGCCGACCGAGCTCATCTATGGTGAGCCGCTGGTCGAGGCGGTCCGAGCGGGGGACGTGCGCGAGCAGCAGCTGGACACGGCGCTACGTCGCATGTTGCGCGCGCAGTATTGCTACAGCCTCGACACGGATCCGCCCATGCGCGACGACGAGGCCGTCGAGACGGAGGAGACGCTGGCCTTGGCGCGACGCGCGGCGGCGCAGGGCATCGTGCTCCTCGAGAACGACGGTGTGCTGCCCATCGCGCGCACCGTGGGCACCGACATCGTGGTGGTGGGGCAGCTCGCGGAAGTCGAGAACATCGGTGACCAGGGCAGCAGCGCGGTGCGCCCGACCAGCGTGGTCACTGCCCTCGAGGGGCTGATGGCGGCGGCGGGGGACGCGACCGTGACGCACGTGCCCGGAGACCTGAGCGACGCGGGGGACCAGGCGACCGTGACCGCCGCGGACGTCGTGGTCGTGGTCGTCGGGCTCGACAGCCGCAGCGAGGGCGAGGGCACCATCGCGGCGGGCGACCGAGACACGCTCGCGGTCCCCGCCGCGCACGTGGCCGTGGTGCAGCAGGCCGCGACGCTGAACGACAACGTCGTCGTCGTGCTCGAGGGCGGGTCCGTGCTGGACGTCGGGCCGTTCGTGGACGACGTCGAGGCGCTGGTGATGGCGTGGTACCCGGGCTCGGAGGGCGGACACGCGATCGCCAGCGTGCTGTTCGGCGATCACAACCCGACGGGGCGTGTGCCCATGGCGTGGCCCTACGCGCTCGCTGACCTACCCGCGTTCGACTCGGTCAGCGAGGAGGTCACGCAGGGGCTCTTCCACGGACAGCGGCACCTCGACCGCGAGGGCACGCAGGCGCGCTACCCGCTGGGCTACGGCCTCTCGTACACCGACTACGCCTACGAGTCGCTCACGCTGTCGCGCATGGCGGCGCGGGCCGACGACGTGCTGCAGGTGACGGTGCGCGTGCGCAACACGGGCGCCATGGACGGCGCCGAGGTGGTGCAGGTGTACGTGCGCACGCCGGGGGATGCCGTGCCGCGCCCCGTGCGCGAGCTGCGCGGGTTTGCGCGGGTGGACCTGCCCGCAGGCGAGGGCCGCGACGTGGTGCTGGAGCTGCCCATCGCGGACCTGGCGTACTACGACGAGGCGGGTGCGCGATGGGTGATCGAGCCCGGCACGTACCGCGTCGAGGTGGGCCCGAACGCGGGTGAGCGTCCGCTCGAGGCGAGCTTCGAGGTGGCGAACTGA
- a CDS encoding SUMF1/EgtB/PvdO family nonheme iron enzyme, producing the protein MGTASGGDDDERPVHEVTLSSYYMDRTEVTVSAYGECVRAGRCAARSAVDWPGISAADRTFYSQYCNWGVSGREAHPMNCVSWDDAVAYCGWRGGRLPTEAEWEYGARGSDGRVYPWGNEGPSDRRLQWSGGCGGFGCSGGTAAVGSHASGRSPFGLEDMSGNVWEWVSDWYGAYPSGAVRDPSGPTSGDGRVLRGGSWLYSDAAGVRSANRFWYEASNRNVNVGFRCARGAN; encoded by the coding sequence ATGGGAACGGCGTCCGGGGGGGATGATGACGAGCGTCCGGTGCACGAGGTTACGTTGAGCAGCTACTACATGGACCGGACGGAGGTGACGGTGTCGGCGTATGGGGAGTGCGTGCGTGCGGGGCGTTGCGCGGCGCGGTCGGCGGTGGATTGGCCGGGCATCAGCGCCGCGGACCGAACCTTCTACAGCCAGTACTGCAACTGGGGGGTGTCTGGTAGGGAGGCGCACCCGATGAATTGCGTTTCATGGGATGACGCGGTGGCGTATTGCGGATGGCGAGGAGGGCGGCTGCCGACGGAGGCGGAGTGGGAGTACGGGGCGCGAGGAAGCGACGGTCGGGTGTACCCGTGGGGGAACGAAGGACCCAGCGATAGACGGCTGCAGTGGTCAGGAGGCTGCGGCGGCTTCGGTTGTAGTGGAGGTACGGCGGCGGTGGGTTCACATGCGTCGGGCCGAAGCCCGTTTGGGCTGGAGGACATGTCTGGGAACGTGTGGGAGTGGGTGAGCGATTGGTACGGAGCGTATCCGAGCGGAGCGGTGCGCGATCCGTCGGGGCCGACGAGCGGAGACGGCCGGGTGCTCCGTGGCGGTTCGTGGCTCTACAGCGATGCCGCCGGGGTGCGCTCTGCGAATCGCTTCTGGTACGAGGCGTCGAACCGCAACGTCAACGTGGGTTTCCGTTGCGCGCGCGGGGCGAACTAG
- a CDS encoding RNA-directed DNA polymerase codes for MPKPVAATDALSLRSLLAAAARAARGKRSRASVARYLVELEPRLIDLERRLLAGTWVPQRPVMLRVHDPKPRTISVQPFEDRVVHQALAAVLGPRLERTLIRDTYACRVGAGTHAALRRARAWARTYRYWVRLDVVRYFPSVDHAVLRELLAPETPEPWLWRLCDLILERGECERERAYFPGDDLFTPHTRDVGLPLGNLTSQLWANAYLSPVDHFVKDRLGHRAYLRYMDDMLLLGDDRGVLADASAAVVAACADRRLRIHPHDIQPTSGGVGIVGYRVLPDQVRVRRTSVARAERRLQALYGDVRAGRTSPLAAWESVRATFAHWDHADAWRLKGRLLRELDILDTPAAEWQRS; via the coding sequence ATGCCAAAGCCCGTAGCGGCGACTGACGCGCTCAGCTTGCGGTCGCTCTTGGCAGCCGCAGCGCGCGCTGCGCGGGGCAAGCGCTCCCGGGCGTCGGTCGCGCGCTACCTCGTCGAGCTTGAACCGCGCCTCATCGACCTCGAGCGCAGACTCCTCGCAGGGACGTGGGTCCCCCAACGCCCCGTCATGCTGCGCGTGCACGACCCGAAGCCGCGGACCATCTCCGTGCAGCCCTTTGAAGACCGCGTCGTGCACCAAGCGCTGGCCGCCGTCCTCGGCCCGCGGCTGGAGCGTACGCTTATTCGCGACACCTACGCATGCCGCGTCGGCGCGGGCACCCACGCCGCCCTCCGTCGCGCCCGCGCATGGGCTCGCACGTACCGCTACTGGGTCCGTCTGGACGTCGTCCGCTACTTCCCAAGCGTGGATCACGCCGTGCTCCGCGAGCTGCTCGCGCCCGAGACGCCCGAGCCGTGGCTCTGGCGTCTGTGCGACCTCATCTTGGAACGGGGCGAGTGTGAGCGTGAGCGCGCGTACTTTCCCGGCGACGACCTCTTCACCCCTCATACACGCGACGTTGGGCTCCCGCTCGGCAACCTCACCTCGCAGCTCTGGGCCAACGCGTACCTCTCGCCGGTGGACCACTTCGTCAAGGACCGGCTGGGGCACCGCGCATACCTCCGGTACATGGACGACATGCTCCTCCTCGGCGACGATCGCGGCGTGCTCGCAGACGCATCGGCGGCCGTCGTCGCCGCGTGCGCGGACCGGCGGCTTCGCATCCACCCGCACGACATCCAGCCGACCTCGGGCGGCGTGGGGATCGTCGGGTACCGCGTGCTGCCCGACCAGGTGCGCGTCCGGCGCACGAGCGTGGCGCGCGCGGAGCGGCGGCTTCAAGCGCTCTACGGCGACGTGCGCGCCGGCCGGACCTCGCCCCTCGCTGCGTGGGAGAGCGTCCGGGCAACATTCGCGCATTGGGACCACGCCGACGCGTGGCGCCTCAAGGGACGGCTGCTCCGCGAGCTCGACATTCTCGACACGCCTGCAGCAGAGTGGCAGCGCTCATAG